In the genome of Thermoanaerobacterales bacterium, the window GCCTGTGCGGGGCTGATCTTCGCCTTCCCCTGCAGGGCCGCGGCCTCGGCGGCCTCATCCGCGGCGTCCTTCGCCTGCTCCTCGTTCTTGTCCTGCGGGTCGGCGACCTGGATGCCGGCCCGATAGGACGGTTGCTCCTGCCGCTGTTCCTGGGCGACCGCAGCCGGGGCGGCCTTTGCCGGCGCGTTCTGCGCCCAGGCGGCGCTCAGCCCGCCCGCGCCGCCGAGCAGGAGCACGCCGGAAGTGACGTAAGCCAGGATTTTCTTATTCATGGTGATCCCCCTTCAAAGTATTATTCACTGTTCGTTCCGGCACTGTTCGTTCCGGACTGTCCCATCGCTGTTGGTGTTCCCTCACACCGGTCAACCCTCCTTTCCCTGGATTCCCTGCCGGTGTTTTTCCTCGGCAGGGATAATGTAACCCGGGACGATGAGAAGGACATTAGAAGAGGATTGGAAAAGGATTAGAATTGACTCTAAGCGTTTTCTAATCTCCAGGGTGTACAATCGGTCGGGGTGAAGTGACGGTGAACGAGCAAACGGAGACGGCGCGCATCCTGATCGTCGAGGACGAAGCCAGCCTGGCGCGGGCCCTGCAACTGGAACTCGAACACGAGGGCTACCGGGCGGAGACGGCCGGCAACGGGTACGAGGCCGCGGCCCGGGCGGCCGAGGGCGGCTGGGACCTGATCCTGTTGGACATCATGCTTCCCGGACTGGATGGCTTCGAGGTCTGCCGGCGGGTGCGGGAGCGCTCCGCCGTGCCGATCATTATGCTGACGGCGCGCGACGCCACGGGAGATAAGGTGACCGGCCTGGACGCCGGAGCGGACGACTATGTGCCCAAGCCCTTCGCCATCGAGGAACTGCTGGCGCGCATCCGGGCCCGCCTGCGCCGCGCGGCGCCCGCGGGCCGGGACGGGGACCGGCTGGTGGTCGGCGATCTCGTGATCCGCCGGGACACCCGGCAGGTCGAGCGGGCCGGCCGGCCGGTCGCCCTGACGCGGCGGGAGTTCGATCTCCTGGCCTACCTGGCGGAGAACGCCGGGCTGGTCCTGACGAGGGAAATGATCCTCAACGGCGTCTGGGGCTACGACTATTACGGGAACACGAATGTCGTGGACGTTTACATCCGCTATTTGCGGGCGAAGGTCGACGAACCCTTCGCGACACGTCTCATTCATACGGTGCGCGGCATCGGCTACACCCTGCGGGAGGAGGGCTGAAGGGGTGCGCTCGCTTTCATGGCGCCTGACACTCTGGTACGCCGCGGTCCTGCTGACCGTCCTGTCCATCTGCGGGGCGGTGGCCTTTTGGGGGGTGCGCTATATCCTTTTCACCGGGGCGGCGCGCGAGGCGGAGGCGGCGGTGGCCACCATCCAGCGCCTGACGGGAGGGGGTAACGAGCAGGGTGACTACAATCATATGGATCTGGATGATCCCGAGTTCGCGACCGTTCTGGGAAGTAACCTGTTGTGGGTACAGATCACGACGCCCGACGGCCGGGTGTTGAACCGCTCCCACGCGCTGCAGGGTGATGTGCGGGCCCCGGCCTACCTCGGCCCGGCCGTACAGGGGCGTCTGGGGGATCAGGACGTGATCCTGGTCGGCGGGCAGCTCGCCGACGGGGTGCGCCTGCAGGTGATCCGCCCCCTGGAGCGGGAGGAGAAGTTTCTCGCCACCCTGACCAGGGTTTTCATCCTGGTGGCGCTGGCCGGCCTGGTGCCGGCCGTCGTCGGCGGGCGGGCCATCGCCCGCGCCGCGCTGCGGCCGGTCGAGACCCTGACCCGTACGGCACGGGACATCACGGCCAGCGACCTGAGCCGGCGCATCCCCCTGCGCGGACCGCGCGACGAGCTTTACGTCCTGGGGGAGGCCGTCAATGCGATGCTCGGACGCCTGGAGGACGGCTTTTCCCGCCAGCGGGAGTTTGTCGCCGCGGCTTCGCACGACCTGCGCACCCCGCTGACCGTGGTCCGCAGCTACGCCGACCTCCTGGCCCGCTGGGGCGGGAACGACCCCCGGGTCGTCGCGGAGTCGTCCCGGGCCATCGGCCGGGCGGCGCAGACCATGGAACGGCTGGTCAACGATCTGCTGCTCCTCGCCCGCGTCGACGCGCGGCCGCCGCTTAAGACCGCGCCCCTGGCACTGGACGAACTGGCGCTGGAGACGGTGCAGGAGGCCGGGGCCGTGGCCCCGGGGGTGGCCGTGGAGCTGGGAGCGGTGACCCCGGTCACGGTGACGGCCGACGAGGCCTGCCTGCGCCGGGCCGTATGGGCCCTGGTGGACAATGCTATCAAGTACGGCGGGGGGCGGGTGACGGTCTCCGTGGCCCGCGACGGCGGGGAGGCCGTTCTGGCCGTGGCCGACAACGGCCCCGGCATCGACGCCGCGGACCTGCCCCGCATCTTCGAGCGCTTCTACCGCGCCGACCGCGCCCGCGGCCGGGAGGGCGGCTTCGGACTCGGCCTCTCCCTGGCCCGGGGCATCGTCGAGGCGCACGGGGGACGGCTGGAGGCGGAGAGCGCGCCCGGCCGGGGCAGCCGGTTCACAATCCGGCTCCCCGCGGCCCTCGTGTCCGCCTCCCGTCCGGGCGAAGAAACGGGGACCGCTCATCACGGGGGGCCGAGGCAACGTCTGTAGCTCTTTGATGCCCTGTTGTTGTCCCGGGCAATTATGAGGGCCTTGCCGCTGCGGCAAGGCCCCTGGCCGGTCAACTATACGGTCTGCGGCTACACGCCTTCGCTGGTGGACTTGTCGTTTCTGACACAAAACTCGTCAACAAAGCTGGGAACGAGGTAGATCAGGGCCGCCAGCCCCAGGCCGGCCATATAGGCCGAAAAGGTGGTCCCATGGATCCCCGCCACGGTCTCCATCCCGTAGGCGAAAAACGAGTAGACAATGAGTGCCGATCCAACAACCAGGGATAGGAACGTCCGCATAACCTGAGCCCTCCCTTCGATTATTGAAACCAACCTCATGTTTGACGATAGCCCCCGCCGGTGATGGGGTCAAGTTGCAAAAGACTTTCGAAAAAGGGCTTTAGGACAGGTTGAAGACCTTAGACCGCCCCGCAGCGGACCGCAAGGCCTGTAAAAGGAAATCACCATGGTTTCGCCCTTTCATAAGGCAAGATAACACCGGCACGCCGGCCCGATCAGGGCAACGGCCGGAACCCGACCGCCAGAGGACCACGCGGACCAACCAGGTATTCGAGCGCCCGGAGGAGAATAGACCTGGGGTTAAGGTAAGGGAGGCGCGGAACTTGATTACGTCGATGAAGGTCACGATGGTCTGTGAGAACACGGTGGGCACGCCGGCCGGCCTCACCGGGGAGTGGGGGCTGGGTATGCTGGTGGAGATCCCGGGGCTCACGGTCCTTTTCGACACCGGCGCCCAGGGCGCCCTGGTCCCCAACGCGCGCACGCTGGGCATCGATCTGGACAGAGTCGACGTGGTGGTCCTGAGCCACGGCCACTACGACCATACCGGCGGCCTGCCCGCCTTCCTGCGGTACCGCCGCCGGCGGCTGCCCGTCGTCGCCCACCCGGACGTATTTACCCCGAGGTTCATCCGCGAAGACGGCGGGTTGCGGCACATCGGGGTGCCCTTCCGGCGCGTGGAGCTGGAGAGCCTCGGCGCGGACTTCCAGCTCGGGGCCGGCCCGCGCGAACTGGCGCCGGGCCTGTTCGCCGGCGGGGAGGTGCCGCGCCGCCTGAGCTTTGAGAAGGGCGACCGGCGCCTGGTGCTGCTGGACGGGGAACGGGAGAAGCCCGATCCCCTGCGCGACGACCTTTCCCTTTACGCCGTAACCCCCCGGGGGCTGGTGATCATCCTCGGCTGCGCCCATGCCGGAGTGGCCAACATTGTCACGCACGCCCGGGAGGTTACGGGCGTGGAAAGGGTGCACGCCATTATCGGCGGGACCCACCTGGGGGCGGTGGACCCGGCACAGCAGGAAGCCACCGTGGACTACCTGCGGGCGCTGGACGTCGAACTGTTGGCCGCCAACCACTGCACGGGGCTCCCCATGGCCGCCGCCCTGGCGCGCGTTTTCCGGGAGCGTTTCCGCTTCGCCCCGGCGGGGAGCAGGTTCGTTCTGCCTTTTGGGTACTAGAAAATAGGGCCCCGGGAGACCCCGGGGCCCGTGGCGGTCGCCTCGGTGCCGGCCTACCTGGCGGTCAGGGCGCGGACGAGCATAGATGCCGCCTCGCCCCTGGTGACCGTGCCCTCGGGGCCGAACCGGCCGCCGGCCTGCAGGGTCAGGTAGCCCATGGCCAGGGCGGCGGCGACGTAGCCGCGGTCGGCCTGGGAGACGGCCGCCGCGTCGCCCGCCTTAAGGTTGAAGAT includes:
- a CDS encoding PepSY domain-containing protein, giving the protein MNKKILAYVTSGVLLLGGAGGLSAAWAQNAPAKAAPAAVAQEQRQEQPSYRAGIQVADPQDKNEEQAKDAADEAAEAAALQGKAKISPAQAQAAALAAVPGTALKTELDNENGNLVYSVEVKTTQGVKDVKVDAGDGKVLARENAGDEEEGGQAEDGAAESETDNGADHDRVQEEVEE
- a CDS encoding response regulator transcription factor, with amino-acid sequence MNEQTETARILIVEDEASLARALQLELEHEGYRAETAGNGYEAAARAAEGGWDLILLDIMLPGLDGFEVCRRVRERSAVPIIMLTARDATGDKVTGLDAGADDYVPKPFAIEELLARIRARLRRAAPAGRDGDRLVVGDLVIRRDTRQVERAGRPVALTRREFDLLAYLAENAGLVLTREMILNGVWGYDYYGNTNVVDVYIRYLRAKVDEPFATRLIHTVRGIGYTLREEG
- a CDS encoding HAMP domain-containing sensor histidine kinase, producing the protein MRSLSWRLTLWYAAVLLTVLSICGAVAFWGVRYILFTGAAREAEAAVATIQRLTGGGNEQGDYNHMDLDDPEFATVLGSNLLWVQITTPDGRVLNRSHALQGDVRAPAYLGPAVQGRLGDQDVILVGGQLADGVRLQVIRPLEREEKFLATLTRVFILVALAGLVPAVVGGRAIARAALRPVETLTRTARDITASDLSRRIPLRGPRDELYVLGEAVNAMLGRLEDGFSRQREFVAAASHDLRTPLTVVRSYADLLARWGGNDPRVVAESSRAIGRAAQTMERLVNDLLLLARVDARPPLKTAPLALDELALETVQEAGAVAPGVAVELGAVTPVTVTADEACLRRAVWALVDNAIKYGGGRVTVSVARDGGEAVLAVADNGPGIDAADLPRIFERFYRADRARGREGGFGLGLSLARGIVEAHGGRLEAESAPGRGSRFTIRLPAALVSASRPGEETGTAHHGGPRQRL
- a CDS encoding MBL fold metallo-hydrolase; protein product: MITSMKVTMVCENTVGTPAGLTGEWGLGMLVEIPGLTVLFDTGAQGALVPNARTLGIDLDRVDVVVLSHGHYDHTGGLPAFLRYRRRRLPVVAHPDVFTPRFIREDGGLRHIGVPFRRVELESLGADFQLGAGPRELAPGLFAGGEVPRRLSFEKGDRRLVLLDGEREKPDPLRDDLSLYAVTPRGLVIILGCAHAGVANIVTHAREVTGVERVHAIIGGTHLGAVDPAQQEATVDYLRALDVELLAANHCTGLPMAAALARVFRERFRFAPAGSRFVLPFGY